TCGACCGTGGCCGAGGTGACCTGGGTGACCCAGCGGCCGCCGCGGTTCCTGCCCGACGACGTGGACGGGCGGGTGCTGTTCGAGACCGCGACCGCGCGGGTGCAGGCGCAGCGCGAGGGGCGCGCGCACGACGGCGTCGGCGGGCTCGGCGACATCGTGATGGTGGCCTCCGTGCGGGAGGCGCGCGGGCGCGGGGTGCTGGAGGCGGAGCCGATGTTCGAGCGGCTCGTGCCGGACGGGATCGCACGGGCCGACGGGCGCACGCTCTCCTGTGACGCGGTCATCTGGTGCACCGGGTTCCGGCCGGCGCTGCGGCACCTCGCGCCGCTGCACATGCGTGACGACCGCGGGCGCGTCCCGGTGTCGGGGGCAGCCGGCACCCGCAGCGCGCGCGAGCCGCGCGTGCACCTGGTCGGGTACGGCGACTGGGTCGGTGCGGCCTCGGCGACCCTCATCGGGGTGGGGCGCAGCGCGAAAGCCACCGTCGCCGAGATCGTCGACTCGCTGCAGAAGTGACCTCTCGCGCGTACAGAACTGACGCTTCGCGCGTACAGAACTGACGCTTCGCGCGTACAGAACTGACGCTTCGCGCGTACAGGAGTGACGTTTCGCGGGGTGGGGAGGGAGGGGAGGGGAGGGAGGGGTCAGCCGAAGCGGCCGGAGATGTAGGCCTCGGTGGAGTCCATGTCGGGGTTGGAGAAGATCTTGCTCGTCGGGTTCATCTCGACCAGCTGACCGGGCTTGCCGGCTCCGGCGAGGTTGAAGAACCCCGTCTCCTCCGAGACCCGCGCCGCCTGCTGCATGTTGTGGGTCACGATGACGATCGTGTAGTCCGCCTTCAGCTCGTGGATCAGGTCCTCGATGGCCGAGGTGGAGATCGGGTCGAGCGCCGAGCAGGGCTCGTCCATGAGCAGCACCTGCGGTTCGACGGCGATCGCCCGGGCGATGCAGAGCCGCTGCTGCTGGCCGCCGGACAGCCCCATCCCGGGCTTGTTCAGCCGGTCCTTCACCTCGGTCCACAGGTTCGCCCCGCGCAGCGACTTCTCGACGATCCCGTCGGCGGTCGACTTCGACATCTTCTTCGCGTTCAGCTTCGAGCCGGCCAGCACGTTGTCGTAGATCGACATCGTGGGGAAGGGGTTCGGCCGCTGGAAGACCATGCCGATCTGGCGGCGTACGGCGACCGGGTCGACGTCGGGGTCGTAGAGGTTCTGACCGTCGATGACGATCTTGCCCTCGACGCGCGCGCCGGGGATCACCTCGTGCATGCGGTTCAGCGAGCGCAGGAAGGTCGACTTGCCGCACCCGGAGG
This DNA window, taken from Nocardioides sp. HDW12B, encodes the following:
- the pstB gene encoding phosphate ABC transporter ATP-binding protein PstB, with amino-acid sequence MAKSISVSDLDIYYGDFLAVQGVSMTIQARSVTALIGPSGCGKSTFLRSLNRMHEVIPGARVEGKIVIDGQNLYDPDVDPVAVRRQIGMVFQRPNPFPTMSIYDNVLAGSKLNAKKMSKSTADGIVEKSLRGANLWTEVKDRLNKPGMGLSGGQQQRLCIARAIAVEPQVLLMDEPCSALDPISTSAIEDLIHELKADYTIVIVTHNMQQAARVSEETGFFNLAGAGKPGQLVEMNPTSKIFSNPDMDSTEAYISGRFG